From the Mycobacterium sp. DL592 genome, the window ACTGCGTCCAGCATCGCCTGAGCGCCGCCGCCCGGGTGTTCAAGGCCCAGGCACTGGCAGCTGCCGAGGTGACAGACCTCTGCGTCGAACCGGTCGAGAAGTTCCGCAGCGGCGCGATGAGCTGCCCGCCGATCGGCGCCGACCTGGTTCCGGCCGGCTAGCGCCTCACTCCCGGATCGAGATCGCCTGCCGCGGGCACTGCCGCACGGCATCACGAATCTGCGCCTCGTTCTCCGGAGTCACCTCGTCAGACAACACGTGCAGGTAGTCCTGGTCGTCGACCTGGAACACCTCGGGGATGATGCCCATACAGATCGCGTTGGCCTCGCACAGGCCGAAATCCACTTCAATCTTCATCGCAACACCTTTACCGGAACGGTGTGCCATCCGGCGACGTTCTGCATGTGAACACGCTCGAGACGATCCCACTGAACCTCGTAGCGCGGCATGAAGTCCAGCAGCCGCTCCAGCGCGATCGCGCTTTCCATGCGGGCCAGCGCGGCGCCCAGACAGCTGTGAATGCCGTACCCGAGTCCGAGGTTCTGCGCCTCGGTGCGGTCACGGTCGATGTCGAACTTGTGGGCGTCGGTGAAGGCCCGCGGGTCGCGGTTGGCCGCCGCGCCGATCATGAAGACCGGCTTGCCCGCCGGGATGGTCACACCGTGCAGGGTCTTCTCCTTCACCGAGTACCGGACGTTGTACTGCACCGGACCCTCATAGCGCAGCAGCTCCTCGACGGCGGCCGGAATCTTGCTGCGGTCGTCGAGCAACTTCTGCCACTGGTCGGGGTTGCGCGCGAAGATCACCGCCGCGTTGCCGAGGAGCTTGGTGACGGTTTCCGCGCCGGCGCCGCCCAAAAGTGTTGCAAATCCACAGATCTCGATGTCGTCGAGCTTGCGCAGGTTGCCGTCGTCGTCGGGGATCTCCGCGGCGATGAGGCGGCTGATCATGTCGTCCTGCGGGTTCTCCCGGCGCTCCTGGACGAGACCGAAGTAGTACATGGCCGTCTCGATATTGGCCTGCATGCCGGCTTCGCCCATCTCCATCTGGCCGGGTTCGCGGTGCAGTGAGGTGTCGATCCAGACCCGGACCTGCTGGCGGTACTCCTCGGGGACACCGGCCATCCGGGTGATCACCTCGACCGGGAAGGGTCCGGAGAAGTCCTGCACGACGTCGAAGTTGTCCGGGTCGGCGGCGTTGAGGTACCGGTCGATCTGCTCGACGACGGTCTCGCGCTGCTCCTGGACGGCGCGTGGGGTGAAGGCCTTGTTCAGCAGGCTGCGCATATGGCGGTGCTCGGGCGGGTCCATGAAGATGATCGATTTCGGCGGCGGCTCAGGCGCTTTCACCATGGCGAGATCGCAGCCCCGGGCCGAGGAGAACGTCTCGTGATCCTTGAGTCCCTCGGCCACGTCCTCGTGCCGGGTCAGGGCGTAGAAGTCCATCTCGGGGTGGTAGTAGACCGGTGCCTCGTCCTGCATCCGCCGGTAGAGGTCGAACGGGTTGTTGAAGAACTCCTCCGAGAAGGGGTCGAAGACGAGTTCGGCCTGGGACATTGAGTTCTCCTCTGAGGCGTTCGTGACTTTACGGATTTTCCGGTGATCGTAACGCTAATAGTGGGACGAGCGGGAGAGCTCGAGACAGTCGAATCACGAGATTTTCGAACTCTGCAGACCCGCGTTGACGACATCGTCGAGCAGGCCGAGATCGCCGCCGAGCTGCGCGACGGTTGCCCGGACGACGGCGACGTCCTTGCCGATGAACTCACCGACGGCGGCGATGAATCCGGCGGCTGAGCCGACGGCGGCGATGCTGGTCAGGGCGCGGCTGGTACCGCTGCCGTGGGGCAGCGCGCTCAGCAGGGTCGACTCGTCCACACCGAGCCGGGCCGCCAGGCGCACCCCTTCGGCGACGATGCCGATCTGGGCGGCGAACAGGGTGTTGTTGACCAGCTTCACCAGTTGTCCGGCGCCGAGCGGACCGACGTGCAGCACCGGGTCGCCGTAGCTGGACAGCACCGGGCGCACCCGCTGCACCACGTCCTCGTCACCGCCGACGAACAGGGTCACGATGCCTGCGGCGATGTCGTGCGGGCCCCCGCTCACCGGGGCGTCGACGACTGCGACCCCGCCGTCGCGGCCACGCTCGGCCAGCGCCTCGGCGGTGCGCGGGCTGCCGGTGGTGTGCAGCACCAGCACCGAACCCGGCGCCATGGCCGCGATCAGGCCGTCGTCGTCGCAGACGCGGCGGACCTGCTCGTCGGTGAACACGCATACCACCACGGCGTCGGCGTCGGTCGCGACAGCGCTCAGATCGTCGGCGGGGAGGGCACCCAGATCAGCTATCGCCGAACGCTTTTGCGCACTCCGGGCCAGCACGGTGACCTCGTGACCCGCCACGACCAATCGGCGCACCATCGGGGCGCCCATCCGGCCGGCGCCCACGAAGCCGACCTTCATCGCGGGTGGTCCAGTAGGACCAGTGCAGCGTCGGCGGCATCGATCACCGCACCCGGCTCGACGCCGGCCGCCGCGGCGATATCGGCGATCAGGCTGACGTCCTTGTGTAGGAGTCCGCCGGCCACCTGCTTGAGCATGTCGAGGCTTCCGCCGAAGCGTGCCACGCTGGTCAGGGCGAAGCTGTTCGCCGATCCGCGGCCGATGACCTCCGCGAGCTTCTCCGGTGCCACGCCCAGCGACTGGCCCAGATCCAGGGTGGTTTTGGCGGTGGCCAGATGCGCCGTGAACAGCAGATTGTTGAGCAGCTTGGTCACCTGCCCGGAGCCCACCCCGCCCAGATGCACGATCGGGTCGGCATACGTCGCGAACACCGGGCGTACCTGCTCCACCACGGCGTCCTCACCGCCGGCCATCACCAGCAGCGTGCCGGCTTCGGCGGCCGGCCCGCCGCCACTGACCGGTGCGTCGATCACCGCAACGCCCTGGGCGGCCGCACGCTGGGCCAGCTCGCGGCAGGTGTCGGGGTGCACCGTCGCATGCACGGCGATCACCCCACCGGATTGCAGACCCGCCAGCACGCCGTCGGCCCTGGTGGCCACGTCCATCACGTCGGCGTCACCGACCACGCACAGGCACACCAGATCACTGGCTGCAGCCAACTCCTTCGGCGATGCCGCCACGGTGGCCGCGGTGTCGGCGAACGGCTCGAGCGACTCCGGCCGGCGCGCCCACAGCGTGGTCGGATAGCCGCCCTCGACGATCCGGCGCGCCATCGGTGCGCCCTGGCTGCCGAGTCCGATGAATCCCACCCGCATTAGCCGGCCTCCTCTGTGACGTCGGCGTCGAGGCATTGCGCGACGAATGCCAGGACACTCGAGTGATAGTGCGCCGCAGCCACACCCAGACTCAGGTTGTGGCCGCAGCCCGCCTGCTGGTTGATCTCGACGCGCGGCGACGCGGTGAACAATGCGGCGATGTCGGCCAGCGCTTCGGGGGTCGAGTCCCAGACGCGCTCGTGCTCGGCGGCGGTGAAGCGCACCGGTGCGCTCACCCGGGCCGCGAGTTCCGGGAAGTCCCGGCGGGCCCAGTTCGTCGACACTTCGGCCTCCTGCGGCGGCGCACCGGTGGCGCCGACGGCGTTGACGACATCGGCGGGATACAACTCGGCGGGCGCCCAGATCAGCTCCCGCAACCCGGCGGGGCGGTGCGTGGGGGTGGCCTGCTTGAGGATCTCCCGGGCTGAGGGATATTGGCGCACACCGGTTCCGGCGATCTCCAGGCCCACCACCTCGCGACCGCGGTCGGCCACCGCCATCCGCAGTGCGAGTTCGCAGCCGTTGGAATGGGCCACTACGAACAGACCGGCCCCGCGGGGGCGTTTCCCGAGAACGGCATCCACGGCGGCATAGGCCAGTTCGACCCGGCGGGCCGGATCCCACATCTGGTCGGCATACGGGCCCGACGCGCCGTAGCCCGGGCG encodes:
- a CDS encoding ferredoxin encodes the protein MKIEVDFGLCEANAICMGIIPEVFQVDDQDYLHVLSDEVTPENEAQIRDAVRQCPRQAISIRE
- a CDS encoding cytochrome P450; the encoded protein is MSQAELVFDPFSEEFFNNPFDLYRRMQDEAPVYYHPEMDFYALTRHEDVAEGLKDHETFSSARGCDLAMVKAPEPPPKSIIFMDPPEHRHMRSLLNKAFTPRAVQEQRETVVEQIDRYLNAADPDNFDVVQDFSGPFPVEVITRMAGVPEEYRQQVRVWIDTSLHREPGQMEMGEAGMQANIETAMYYFGLVQERRENPQDDMISRLIAAEIPDDDGNLRKLDDIEICGFATLLGGAGAETVTKLLGNAAVIFARNPDQWQKLLDDRSKIPAAVEELLRYEGPVQYNVRYSVKEKTLHGVTIPAGKPVFMIGAAANRDPRAFTDAHKFDIDRDRTEAQNLGLGYGIHSCLGAALARMESAIALERLLDFMPRYEVQWDRLERVHMQNVAGWHTVPVKVLR
- a CDS encoding NAD(P)-dependent oxidoreductase, whose product is MKVGFVGAGRMGAPMVRRLVVAGHEVTVLARSAQKRSAIADLGALPADDLSAVATDADAVVVCVFTDEQVRRVCDDDGLIAAMAPGSVLVLHTTGSPRTAEALAERGRDGGVAVVDAPVSGGPHDIAAGIVTLFVGGDEDVVQRVRPVLSSYGDPVLHVGPLGAGQLVKLVNNTLFAAQIGIVAEGVRLAARLGVDESTLLSALPHGSGTSRALTSIAAVGSAAGFIAAVGEFIGKDVAVVRATVAQLGGDLGLLDDVVNAGLQSSKIS
- a CDS encoding NAD(P)-dependent oxidoreductase, which encodes MRVGFIGLGSQGAPMARRIVEGGYPTTLWARRPESLEPFADTAATVAASPKELAAASDLVCLCVVGDADVMDVATRADGVLAGLQSGGVIAVHATVHPDTCRELAQRAAAQGVAVIDAPVSGGGPAAEAGTLLVMAGGEDAVVEQVRPVFATYADPIVHLGGVGSGQVTKLLNNLLFTAHLATAKTTLDLGQSLGVAPEKLAEVIGRGSANSFALTSVARFGGSLDMLKQVAGGLLHKDVSLIADIAAAAGVEPGAVIDAADAALVLLDHPR
- a CDS encoding alpha/beta hydrolase, coding for MSGLFAEADEPRAVIVALHGGASSAAYFDCPGHPELSLLRSAAAAGFSTVALDRPGYGASGPYADQMWDPARRVELAYAAVDAVLGKRPRGAGLFVVAHSNGCELALRMAVADRGREVVGLEIAGTGVRQYPSAREILKQATPTHRPAGLRELIWAPAELYPADVVNAVGATGAPPQEAEVSTNWARRDFPELAARVSAPVRFTAAEHERVWDSTPEALADIAALFTASPRVEINQQAGCGHNLSLGVAAAHYHSSVLAFVAQCLDADVTEEAG